In Bacteroidota bacterium, the genomic stretch GGGATTGAAGAATTAGATATCAAACTTGAAAATTCAAAAATTAAGGTGGACGATTTTTACCAGACAAATGTTGAAGGAATTTACGCAATTGGCGATATTGTTCATGGTCAGGCATTGGCACATGTTGCTTCTGCGGAAGGAATAACTTGCGTTGAAAAAATTGCAGGATTAGATGTTGAGCCTATCGATTATTATAATATTCCGGCTTGTACTTATACCTCTCCGGAAGTGGCTTCTGTGGGGCTTACCGAAAAAATGGCTATCGAAAAAGGATATGAAACAAAAATTGGAAAATTCCCATTCACAGCCTCAGGAAAGGCAAACGCAATAGGTAGCCGAGACGGATTTGTAAAACTTATTTTCGATGCAAAAACCAACCAGCTTCTCGGTGGGCACATGATTGGTGCAAATGTTACAGAAATGATATCGGGGCTTATGCTTGCGAAAAAAATGAAAATGACTGCCCACGAAATTATAAAATCGGTTCATCCTCATCCAACTTTGTCGGAAGCAATTATGGAAGCAGCGGCTGCTGCTTACGATGAAGTTATTCATTTGTAAAAACTAAGTAATTATTTTACTCTTCCATTATTAAATAATATCAATAGAAATATTCAATTATGAAAATTATGAAAAAAACATTTTATTTAACAATTTCATTTCTGTTTGTTTTTTCTGTTTTGTTTTCACAAAATGGGAATATCTCTAACAATGAGCTTCAGAAAATAAAAAACACCTTCAAGAAAGATGCAAACACAATTGCAATAACTAATGCTTTGACCTCGAACGATATTAGTAAACTCGTTTTAAATCGTGATAATGTCGGAAAAACCGACCATTTTTTCAAATATAAAGTCGATGTAAAAGGCATAACCAACCAAAAAAGCTCCGGTAGATGCTGGATGTTTACAGGTCTGAATGTGCTTCGTCCGAAATTGATGAAAAAATACAATCTCGAAACTTTTGAGTTTTCCACCAACTACCTGTATTTCTACGACCAGTTGGAAAAAGCGAACCTTTTCCTCGAAACTGTGATTGCCACCGGACAAAAACCAATGACCGACAAAAAAGTCGAATGGCTTTTTAAAAGCCCAATTAATGACGGAGGAGTATGGAATTCATTAACAAATCTTGTTGAAAAATATGGTCTGATTCCGAAACAAGCAATGTCTGAAACATACAGCAGCGAAAATACAAGAATGATGGTGAAGCTGATTAAAAGAAAACTTAGAGAAGATGGTCTGGAGCTTCGGGCTTTAGCAGAAAAAAAAGCAAATGCTAAGACAATTCATGCTAGAAAAATTGAAATGCTCGCAGAAATTTACAGAATGCTCGCACTAAATCTTGGAGAACCACCAAGCGAGTTTTCGTGGCGATATACTGATATAGATAGGAAAATCAGCGAGTTGAAAAAATATACTCCACAAAGTTTTTTCAAAGAAACTTTGCCAAATGTAGATTTCAACAATTATGTAATGTTGATGAATGATCCAAGCAAAGAATATTATAAACTCTACGAAATTGAGCTCGACAGAAATGTTTTGGAAGGAAAAAACTGGCTATTTTTAAATTTACCATCAAATGAAATAAAAACATTTGCAAAAAATTCGATTAAAAACAACGAAGCCATGTATGCTTCCTGCGATGTAGGGAAACAATTGAACCGTGTGGAAGGCTTGTTACTTACCGATAATTACGATTATGAATCGCTTTACGGAATTGAATTTGAAATGAACAAAAAAGAGAGAATCATCTCCTTCGAAAGTGGTTCTACTCATGGAATGGCTTTGGTAGCAGTTGATGTAGATGAAAACGACAATCCAACAAAATGGCAATTTGAGAATAGTTGGGGAGAAAATGCAGGGCACTTAGGCTACCTCACTTTTTCCGACAAATGGTTCGATGAATATATGTTTCGAATTGTAGTTCTGAAAAAATTCATTGACGAGAAAACTCTAAAACTATTAGATCAAAAACCAATTTTACTCCCACCATGGGATCCTATGTTTTCTTCCGATGAGTAAAAATATAATTGAAAATTATATAAAATATAAGAAATGTCTAATTCTTAAAAACCATTGAAATGGGTACACTTAGCACTAGCAATATTTTCCTACTAATATCATATGCAGTAGTGTGCATAGCAATTGGAATTTGGAGTACTTTTAAGCAAAAAGACAACGATTTCCTTATTGCCGGAAGAAAACTGACAACATTTGGATTTGTGGCTTCGGTGGTTGCCGGATACATTGGTGGGAATTCTCTGGTAGCATACACTGCTTTTGTATATCAATATGGTTTATCGGCAATTTCATTATTTGTTGGGACATCCATCGGATTTTTGCTATTTATCTATTACGCATTAAGAATCAGAAGAATAGGAAAAGAAAAAAAGTTCCTTACACTTTCAGATTGGTTTTACGAAAAATTCGACAAACGCTCTGGTTTTGTTTCCTCTATAATGATATTGTTGGTTTACTTTGGATTTTTGATGAACCAATTTATTGCCGGAAGTTCAATACTTTCAAGCATAAGTGGTTGGTCATATGAATTTGCACTCTTTATTTCTGGCGCTGTGATAGTTATTTATTTGAGCCTTGGAGGATTTAATAGCGTAATCAGAACCGATATTTTTCAATATCTTGTTTTGCTTGTTTTATTAATCATGGTAGGATTTGTAATGTTCGGCGAAAAACGCTCGCATGTTGTAGATTTGTTCGATAGTTCCCACCTGCAAATTTCAAAAATTGCAGCATTTATGATTTATGGAATTTCATATGTATTTTTTTCGGCAGAATACTGGCAAAAAACTTATGCTGCAAAAGACGATATAGTAATAAAAAAAGGCTTGAGAGGTTCGGCAATTTTGATAGTAATTTCCGGATTAGCACTTTCCTTAATAGGTCTTTATGCCTGGGCATATATTCCCGGATTGGAAGCGAAAGATGCGGCAGCATCGGGACTATCGGCGCTTTTGCCTCAATCGTTAACCGGACTTGGTTTGATGTTGGTTTTTGCTGCAATAATGAGCTCAGCCGATACAATGGTTTTTGTTCTTTCAACAAGTGTAGCAAAAGATTATGTCGCCAGATTTAAAACGCAAAAAACCGATGAACATCAGTTAAAAAAAATAACACGTATTTTTATTGTCATTTTTTCAATATTAAGTGTCGGCGGAGCTTTCTTTTTTAGAGACATTATTAGCTTAATCTTAACTGTTACCGGAATTGGATTTTCATTAATTCCATCGGTGATAGCATCGTTTCATTGGAAAATTCATAATGTGGCTGCATTTGCAAGTCTTCTAAGTGGATTTGTTTATATTTTGATTTTAATCATTACAGGAAATTTAATGTCGGAAGCAGCAGTGGCATCAGCCATTGTGTCTGCCTTAGTTTTATTAGTATTTCAATTATTCTTAAGAAAAAAAACAAAGCTTTGAGAATGGCTGTTGGCTCTTGGTTGTTGGCTAAAAGCTAAAGTCCAAAAGCCAAAGGCTAAGGGCTAAAAGCCAAAAGCAAAAATAATCAATCCATCATGACCGCAACCATACTTTTTTCAATAATAATATCATATTTCGCTGTTCTGTTAATCATTTCATTTTTTACAGGAAAAGGGGCAAACAACGAATCATTTTTTCTTGGCAACAAAAAATCGCCATGGTTTGTTGTGGCATTCGGAATGATTGGGACTTCGCTTTCGGGCGTAACTTTTATTTCAGTTCCCGGCTGGGTACAGTCAAGCCAATTTACTTATATGCAAATGGTTTTTGGATATTTTTTCGGATACCTTGTGATTGCTAATGTTCTGATGCCATTGTATTATAAACTAAATCTCACTTCAATTTACACATATTTGGAGCAAAGATTTGGATTTTGGTCATACAAAGTTGGAGCGTCATTTTTTTTACTTTCGAGAACATTCGGAGCTGCTGCTCGACTTTATCTTGTTGCATTAGTTTTACAACTAATTGTTTTCGAAGAATGGGACATCCCTTTCTGGCTTACAGTGTTTATAACGATTCTTCTGATTTGGCTTTATACTTTTCGTAGCGGAATAAAAACTATAATTTGGACAGATAGTTTGCAGACATTTTTCATGCTACTGGCAGTTGGAATAAGTATATATTTGATTTCGGAAAAAATGCAGTTTAATTTCAGTGAACTTTTTTTAAGCATTTCTGATAGCGATTTTTCCCAAATTTTTGTTTTCGACAATTGGAGAGCAAAAAACTTTTTTCCGAAACATTTTCTTGGAGGAGCATTTATTGCCATTGCCATGACAGGTTTAGACCAGGACATGATGCAAAAAAACCTAAGCTGCAAAAACATTGGTGATGCAAAGAAAAACATGTACTGGTTTAGCATAATTTTGATTTTTGTAAACCTCGTTTTTTTGGCGCTCGGAGCATTACTTTTTATTTATTCACAAGAGTTCTCAATAGAATTGCCAATTCGGTCGGACGAAATATTTCCATTTATTGCAACGAAACTGAATTTAAGCCCAATCTTGAGTATTTTTTTTACAATAGGTTTAGTTGCCGCAGCATATTCGAGTGCAGATTCGGCTCTTACTGCACTTACAACCTCCTTTACAGTTGATATTTTGGGGACACAAAAAGCATCAGAAGAAAAATTAAAAAAAACTCGAATAAAAGTTCATGTATTTTTTTCAATAGTATTAGCAATTGTAATTTTAATATTAAATTTAATTAACAATAGGAGTGTAATTGATATAATATTTATAGTTGCCGGCTATACCTATGGCCCATTGCTTGGAATCTATGCTTTTGGTTTACTCACTAAATTTCAAGTGAAAGACAAATTTGTCCCTTTGATTTCAATCTTATCTCCAGCAATTTGTTTTGTTTTGAGTGAAAATTCAGAATATATATTCTTTGGTTATAAATTTGGATTTGAATTGTTAATTCTAAATGGTTTTTTTACATTTGTAGGTTTGCTAATTATTAAAAAGAAATGATAAAATAGCGATTTTTTTGGATTAATGATTAATGATTTTGTGAGCTTAGTTTATAAATAGTTTATAACAGTTTGTCAAAAATTTATTCAAATTTGATGATTATGTTATTAATTAGTAGAAAATTTTAATGGATTAAATTATTATGAAGCATATACTTACAGCTATAGTTATAATATTCATAATATCGGTGGAAGCATTTTCGCAAGGACAATATCCTACCGATATTGGTAAAAACTATATGATTCCTGATATAGGAGTTCCCGGTTATTCTACAAAAATTGAAATTATAGCAAAATATAATGGACATATCAACAATTCCTCGAATGCACAAACTTTACTTCCTTTCGATGAAAATACATATTCTTTTGGAGCAGGAATGGATGGTTTATATCTGAATGAAATAGGTGATGATATCAGAGTTATATGCTCGAATTCTGCGGACAATAGTAAAATCACAATAGGTCCTTTGGTTGTGAGTTCCGATGGACATCTTATTACAACTCAAATATTTGTGCATCACTTTTTAAATCCAAATTCATTTATTTGGTACGAACTGAATCCTGAATTTAAAATTCCGATATCTGTTTATAAAACCAATTCGGTAATTTTTATTGATACGTTTTATGTAGTACAGCCATTTCCGGCCTACTCCTCAACAAATCCTATTATAGAGCTTGGCGATGGTGAAATAGGATTAAATGAATATGCTGGAATTAGATCTCCGAGAGGAGCCATAATTTTTGAAGATTTAAATTTATCAAATGGCATATATAAAATAAATACCTCTGATGATTGCGATCCATATAGTGCTGGAAATCAGGCATATCTTCCTGCAACAATAATAAGCCTAAAGGATATTTATATTGACAGTTTAGATATTAGTGCAGACGGAAAAGATGCAGGACCAGGTGGTGGCGGTGGCGGTGCCGGTAGTCGAAATGGAATGAGCGGAAATGGATTTAGTTCCGGTGGACATAGTTGTAGTGGACCTGGATCAGTCGGACAAACAGCAGCAGGTTCAGGAGAAAGCAGTGGGGATATATATACTAATAAT encodes the following:
- a CDS encoding C1 family peptidase, producing the protein MKKTFYLTISFLFVFSVLFSQNGNISNNELQKIKNTFKKDANTIAITNALTSNDISKLVLNRDNVGKTDHFFKYKVDVKGITNQKSSGRCWMFTGLNVLRPKLMKKYNLETFEFSTNYLYFYDQLEKANLFLETVIATGQKPMTDKKVEWLFKSPINDGGVWNSLTNLVEKYGLIPKQAMSETYSSENTRMMVKLIKRKLREDGLELRALAEKKANAKTIHARKIEMLAEIYRMLALNLGEPPSEFSWRYTDIDRKISELKKYTPQSFFKETLPNVDFNNYVMLMNDPSKEYYKLYEIELDRNVLEGKNWLFLNLPSNEIKTFAKNSIKNNEAMYASCDVGKQLNRVEGLLLTDNYDYESLYGIEFEMNKKERIISFESGSTHGMALVAVDVDENDNPTKWQFENSWGENAGHLGYLTFSDKWFDEYMFRIVVLKKFIDEKTLKLLDQKPILLPPWDPMFSSDE
- a CDS encoding sodium:solute symporter family protein; this translates as MGTLSTSNIFLLISYAVVCIAIGIWSTFKQKDNDFLIAGRKLTTFGFVASVVAGYIGGNSLVAYTAFVYQYGLSAISLFVGTSIGFLLFIYYALRIRRIGKEKKFLTLSDWFYEKFDKRSGFVSSIMILLVYFGFLMNQFIAGSSILSSISGWSYEFALFISGAVIVIYLSLGGFNSVIRTDIFQYLVLLVLLIMVGFVMFGEKRSHVVDLFDSSHLQISKIAAFMIYGISYVFFSAEYWQKTYAAKDDIVIKKGLRGSAILIVISGLALSLIGLYAWAYIPGLEAKDAAASGLSALLPQSLTGLGLMLVFAAIMSSADTMVFVLSTSVAKDYVARFKTQKTDEHQLKKITRIFIVIFSILSVGGAFFFRDIISLILTVTGIGFSLIPSVIASFHWKIHNVAAFASLLSGFVYILILIITGNLMSEAAVASAIVSALVLLVFQLFLRKKTKL
- a CDS encoding sodium:solute symporter, with protein sequence MTATILFSIIISYFAVLLIISFFTGKGANNESFFLGNKKSPWFVVAFGMIGTSLSGVTFISVPGWVQSSQFTYMQMVFGYFFGYLVIANVLMPLYYKLNLTSIYTYLEQRFGFWSYKVGASFFLLSRTFGAAARLYLVALVLQLIVFEEWDIPFWLTVFITILLIWLYTFRSGIKTIIWTDSLQTFFMLLAVGISIYLISEKMQFNFSELFLSISDSDFSQIFVFDNWRAKNFFPKHFLGGAFIAIAMTGLDQDMMQKNLSCKNIGDAKKNMYWFSIILIFVNLVFLALGALLFIYSQEFSIELPIRSDEIFPFIATKLNLSPILSIFFTIGLVAAAYSSADSALTALTTSFTVDILGTQKASEEKLKKTRIKVHVFFSIVLAIVILILNLINNRSVIDIIFIVAGYTYGPLLGIYAFGLLTKFQVKDKFVPLISILSPAICFVLSENSEYIFFGYKFGFELLILNGFFTFVGLLIIKKK